The sequence below is a genomic window from Methylotuvimicrobium sp. KM2.
GATCCCGACTCGGCAAGTGCCGGTCTCGATCGTAAGGAGGCTCTTCATGCGGAGGCATGATATCTTCCGGCCAATCTTTCGCCCAGCGGTGTCGTTCTTCTTCATCCGCATAATACCGCAGATATAGCTCAATATCCGTTTCGCTGCCGCTGCCCAATATGTCGATATGAAAGGCCGAGTCGTTGTCTAACGGCATGACCGGACCTTCCTCGCGCAACACGTCATGCCAAAGTATTTCGTAGAGTTCGCGGTCGTTAAGGTGATCCGTGCTGTAGAGAAACATGCGCAGCATCGCTAGGCCATTAATGACTTCCCACAATTTGGCGCTGAGTTGCGTATCGTCCAACTCTTCCGGGTTCGGTAAGGTCATGCCGCATTGCAACAGTAAGTCGAAGGTCGCTACCCATTTCGTATCCTCGTACGGATCGATATAGCCCATAAACTTTTTATTCAAGGCTTCGGATAACTCGTCCATTGCATCGGACATGAACCCTTCATTGATGAATTCATCGGCGCGGCGTTGCAAATCCTGCCGCGTTTCTTGATTTTCGTCGTTTTTTGGCTTTTTCGCGGTTTTTTTGGACATCGCGGCCTCCTTAAATAGGTCGGTCAAAAATGTTTTGATGCTTCGGATGTTGTTTGTTATGTCTCTAATTTCGATATTTTAACAGAGACTTATGTCGAACCATTATGTTAGGCCCCTATTCAGGTTATGCAACCTTGTGGCATTTGCAAGCTTTATGAAAGGCTATGTTCGCGTTAATAGTTGTACTATGCCAATGCCGAAGTTTTTAAGATTTTAGGATGCACCGCGTTGCATTTCGCTTGTTTTCCAGAGCAACCAAGACTAAAAAGGTACGCAATGAGTACATCTATGTAAAGCGTATACCCTAGATTCGGCAATTAGCCTGCGAAAATCACGAAATACATTTAAGTAATCATAGAATTCATATTCTCACGACTCTCTCTGGAAACCCATTCCTTAGATGTCTAGGCAAGATCGGTATGCATTCCCACGCTGGAGCGATGGGAACGAGGAGTTTACAGCGGTTTACTGGTTCACTTAAGGGCTGATGAAATATTGCTTCGGGTTTCAGGAAAATCGATTTTTTGGTTAAATTGCTCTATTTCACAGCGCTAATTCAATGACACAGAGTATGGAAATCATTTGAAGAAGTTATTTCAGCTTGTTCCTCAGCGAATCTAAAGTTAGATTAACGCCGCCTATCGAGTCGAAAGCTGATTTCCTGAACTACTCTCTGTTCGACGGCGCGGCCGCCCTTGTGTGTCGGTTTGAATCGCCAGCGCCGGATCGCTTCGAGTGCCGCCTGATCGAAAATTCGCTTCGGGCTGGCATCGATGACTCGGGCATCGCCGACCGTCCCATTCGGCTTCACGACGATTTCCAGGCGAACCCAGCCTTCGATTCCGCGTTCGCGCGCCCGACGCGGGTAACGCGGCATCTTGCGCGATAACACCACCAAGGCTCGATCGCCTGAACCGCTGCCCGCGCCGGTGCCGTCTCCGCTTGCCGCCTCTTCGGTCTTATCGGTCGACCAGTCCGACGGCGGCGCGGTCACGCGTGAATCGGTTCCCGGCACTGGGGCCAATTCAAGTCCGTGTCCATGTGTTGGAATGTCGATGCGGGGGGGCGGAACGCTTGGCAATGGCGTTATTTTGGGGGCCGGTTTCCTCGGCGCGGCACGCTTGACCGGTTTCGGCGTGACGGCTTTGGGTTTGGGCCTTACCGGCTCGGGCTCGGCTTTCGGCTCCGGTTCGAGTTCGGGAGGCTCAACCGGTTTGGGCTCCGGTTTCGGCTCTTCGACCTTCGGCGGCAAGCGAATGAATTCGATCCCTTGCGGTTTCGCTTCCGAAACCAGCGCGGCTTCGCGTTGGCTGATCAATGCACCGATCAAGAGCAGCAAGGCTAGGTTAATGATCAAGGCAGCAACAAACGACGCCGACAACACTCGGCCCGAATGCGCCGGCTTCATGAAGGGTCGGGCTCCGTACTGGCCGCCACCGAGATTGTGGCCAAGCCGGCTAAGCGCAGTTGGTCCATGACCTTGATCAACAGCCCGGTGCTAGTCTTTTGATCGGCCAAAATGACTACGGACCGGCTCGGCCCAGAGAGTCCTTGTTGCTCGATCCGAGTACGCAGCATGCGTATATCCACCGAATCGTTGTTCAGCCAGATTTGTTCATCCGAACCAATCGTCACGATCAAATCGGTATTTTGCTGTGGTGTGGCCGTCGCGGCTCTCGGGCGCTGCACCGCAATCGCCGATTCGCGGATAAACGAGCTGGTCACCAGAAAGAAAATCAACAAAATGAAGACCATGTCGATCAACGGTGTCATGTTGATCGTGTCGGAATGATCCTCGTTGTTGTCGTTACGGCTTTTGAATATACTTCGTGCGGTCATGTTTGCGGCTTTTATGGCAATGCTATTTTGTTCGAGAGCAAGGCGTGAAAACAGGCGCATAGCAAGCTATGTAACTGTTTTCGCAACGCAGCTATCGAACAAAAGAGCGAGTTAGCTTACCAGCAAATGTGGCCGCGCGAAGTATAATTTTTTTCGATTCATGGCAATCTATTCATAACGACCGATTTGACTGCGAAATCGGCGTTCGCCTGTGCGCGCTCGCCGAGTGAGATCGTAACCGACCGCGACGCCGAATAAACCCAACACCAATCCGGCCATTGTCGTGATCAATGCCTGAGAGACCCCGCGCGCGACGATGCGCGGCTCGGCGCTACCGAACACGCGAATCAAATCGAAGGTTTCGACGATGCCGGTCACGGTGCCCAATAAACCCAGCATCGGCAGAATACCGGACAATGTTTTGATGAGCCGCAGATGGCGGCGCAGTAAAAAAGTGACTTCAGCGGTCTCGATGATCAACGCGGTACGCGAGCGCAAGACCGGAAGATTGTTTTCGATATAGGCGGGAAAAACACGCAACAAATACCAATAACGTTCCAACACCAATGTCCACAATACCAGCGAAACGGCCAGCAACGGCCACATGACAGGCCCGCCCATCGCGATCAAATCCTCGATGTGCTGTTCGGCGCGCTGCAGCGAGATGATCAGGCTTTCGATAATATCGCCGTTCATCCCCGTTTCCCTTTAGGAACTAGCATGAAATAACGTCTTCAAATGTTGGAAGGGGGTTCGGTGGCTCGATTGACAGGTGTCGGCGGCAGGGATAGCCGCCGTCAAGCCTACACGGACGTATTCACGGCGTCCTGTCAAGCGAGTCACCGAACGCCAACAAAGCTTGCTGTTTCGCGCAGTTATTTTGTGCATATTCCTTAGGTTTTATTCTGCGTCATGCCGCTGCTCGAGGCGCAAAGCCAGAGCCGCCGCGACATGGGCATCCAGTAAATTGCCCAAATTTTGGCATCTGCCCAGCAACAAGCTATGGAACAACAAAATCGGAATCGCGGCTACCAGCCCCAGCACGGTTGTAACCAGCGCTTGCGAAATCCCCCCCGACATCAATTTCGGATCGCCCGATCCATGCAGCGCAATGGCTTGAAAGGTTTCTATCATGCCGGTGACGGTACCGAGCAAACCCAACATTGGGGCAATCGCCGCCACCAATTTCAAAAAAGCCAGAGCGCGCTCCAATTTGATCCGCTCGCCGGTCAAGGCTTCTTCGACGGTTAAATACAAAGCCTCTTCATCGGTTGCGGTCTCCTGCTCCAGCTTGGCGAGAACCCTACCCAAAGGGTTGTCGAGCCGCAAATCGGTTGTTTGCAGTTGCTGTTTGATGCGTTTACCGACCAGGCCCAGATCCACGAAACGGTATCCGCAGAGCACGTAAGCGAAACCGGCCAAGATCAGAATCAAACAACCGACGATGCCGCCTTGGGCGATGCGTTCTTGCAGATTCGGAATTTGCACCAATAACTGCAAGGTCTGCCCGCCGGACGGGTCGAGCGCGACAGGCGCCAGCGTATCGGCATGCGCTTGCTGAAATCGGCGCGCCAAATTGAGCAGGCTCGACGCCGGCTGACGCGGCAATTCGACCAATCGGTCGATCTCGGGCGAATACACCAGATAACGCCCTTCGGCGATGAAGCTGAAACCGCCGAGCCTCAGCACGTCTTTATCGATGGCCTGACCGCTAGGCTCATAAACCGGCGCCTGAATAATAGACACACTCCCTAAGGCATCGAGTTGCTGCTGTAGACTGGTAAATAATCCTTTTAGATCTTTTGTGGTCGGTATCTGTTTGGGGTCGGCCAATTGTTCAAGCAAGACCCTTTGCCGGGCGGCATCGCCGGCTAAAAAAAGTTGCTGGTATAAGGGCTTGAGGTCCAAAGCGCTTTCTCGAATCGCCAAAAACAATGCGGCCTTGGCCGCCAGTTCTTTGTTCAACCGGGCATCCAATTCCGTCGGTGTCAATACGGCTTCGGTTTCGGCTTGGGCGAATGGGGCTAAAGCAAGCGCGAGGCATAAGACATACCAAAACTTCATAGTCACGGCTTCCTAGGTCCCGGCAGCGGCAGTTCGATCAATTGCGGCGGCTCCAATTTACGCGCGGTGCGCAGCCCTTGAGTAATCGCTTCATTGCCTTCCCCGGACAAACGCTGCCAACGGCGACTATCGTTAAGCCAAATGCCCGATTCGCGGCCATTGAGGGTTTGGTAATAAAAAGCTAAGCTCCCGATGCTGAGGAAGTCCATCAAGCGCTCGTTGCCATCGGTCTTCAGTAGGGCTCGATAGGCATCGATGGTCTTCGCATAATCGAGCTCGACCCGGTACGCTTCGACGACGCGCCGATATTGTTCCGACAAATCGGCATCGGGATCGTTCAGCAAGGTTTCCAGCCGGGCTATACGCTTTTGACGCTCTTCGAGCTGGAAAGGCGCACCCTGTTCGATACGCTGTTTCAATTCGGCAAGGGCGTCTTTGAGCTGTTCTCGTAATTCGGAATCGAACAGTAACAATGCATCGAGCAAGGCAACCTTATCTTCGGACTCGCCGGGCGGACTTATTTCAGTTTGTGTCGAGACTTGCGCTTCCTTTTCGACTGGCTCGACCGCATGAACAGGCGGCATCAGTGAAATGAAAACGGTGATTGAAATCAATCGGAAGGGGAAATATGGCACTGCGAAATTTTAGAGAAACAACTGAAGAAAGAGGAATGCGCTGGCCAAAGACTCTAGCAGGTAAAGATCGATCAAGGCAACGGGAAAAACTCCCGAAAAATACCCCTGTTAAATGGCCAATCTACCGAATGGTTGGCAACATCCTGGCCCGTGCCAAAAAATCGGATGCTATTGTAGCGACAATAGCATCCGAAATTACGACTCGTCTTATCAATCCAAGCCGATTTGATAGACCACTTCTTCCGGATCGCTGAGCTTGCCGTTGATTGCATCGACTTCAACTTCAAGCAGCTTGCCGTCGGCGGTTTTGATATCGAACTCATAGGCAACGCCATTGTCCGCTTCTATTTCGTATTCGATTTTCATGAGGCTGCCCGGATATTTATCCAAAGCCGTTTTTAATGCCGCATCCAATCTGACTTTAGCCTTAGAAGTAAATTCCGGATCGTCGACCGCGACTTCGCGCTCGGTTTCGATTATTTTACCGCTTGCGGCATCGCATTCGACTTCCCAGTGCTTACCGTCCTTGCCGTGAATATCCAATTCATATTGAGGCTTACCATCTTCGATTTCGGCCCTCATCGTGACTATATCGCCGGGATGGGCATCGAGCGCCGATTTCACGCAACTATCGATAGGTCCTTTGTGATGTTCGAATTGCGCATAAGCAGCTGGAGCAACGAACAACGGTGCCAGCAACGCAATTATCATTTTCTTGTTCATAATCATTCTCCTTACTATATGATCGGGTTCTATAAACATACAGAACTTCGACTCGATTATAGTCCTCGTCTATCTGACTCTACAATAGTTCCAGAGTTGTTTTTTGAACTTAAACTTGATATCGCTTGCGTCACTGAATACACTAAATAAATCAATGCGGATCAATTAATAAAAAAAGACTATAATTGTTTGTTTTGTTTTAATCGAGGATAAAAAAATGGCCCAAAACTGGATAGCTCCTTCCATTCTCTCTGCCGATTTCGCCCGCTTAGGCGAGGAAGTCGATAATGTTTTAGCGGCCGGCGCCGATGTTGTCCATTTTGACGTCATGGACAATCATTTCGTACCCAATCTAACGATCGGCCCATTGGTTTGCGAGGCGCTGAGAAATCATGGCGTTACCGCTCCGATCGACGTGCATTTGATGATCGATCCGGTCGATCGAATCATCCCGGACTTCGCTAAAGCCGGCGCCAGCTATATTACCTTCCATCCTGAGGCTTCGGTTCATCTGGATAGAACCTTGCAATTGATCAAAGACCAAGGTTGTAAAGCCGGCTTGGTATTCAACCCGTCGACTTCGCTGCATTATCTGGACCATGTGATGGATAAGCTCGACATGATTTTATTGATGTCGGTCAACCCGGGCTTCGGCGGACAATCGTTTCTTCCGTCGGCATTAACCAAACTGCGCGATGCGAGAAAACGTATCGATGAAAGCGGTTTCGATATTCGTTTGGAAATCGACGGCGGCGTCAAAGTCGACAACATCCGCGAGATCAAAGCGGCCGGTGCCGATACCTTCGTTGCCGGTTCGGCGATTTTCGGCAAACCGGACTATAAAGCAGTCATCGACCAAATGCGCGCCGAAATTGCAAAAGCCGAGTAAAAAGGCTTTTTTCTATACCTATCGCACTTCATATTTCGGCATTGACGTATGGAGGCACCGGGGTGTTCGGCAAAGGCTTTGACAACAGGGATGCTGTCACAGAGCCTACATGGACGTATTCACGGCGTCCTTTGACGGACACCCCGGCGCCGAAATTTGACCAGCAAAGGGTATAAATCTCTACTGCAAGCGAGACAAGATTTAATTTACCCTTGTCGCGCTTGCACCCAGTAAATCTGATTGGCTTCCAGCGGCAAACTGCAATTCGAATGGCTGGGTCTGATTCTCGGCGTATAATCGCTTATCGGTCTGGTTTTCGGTATCGTCGCTTTATAGATATAACCGTTTATCGCGCCGGCCAATACCTGTTCTATCGACATCGAATGAATCTCAAATCGCTCCTCGCCTGACGATTCCGCGAATAATTCCACACAAACATCTTCCTCGCTAAGCTCTCCAAGATAAACCTGCATACTGAACGCGTAGTCGTTATCCCGGGTTTCCGCCACCACATTATCGACATGGATTTTAGCCCAGAGATCATCGATGCGTTTCAACCATTCGACCAGCTGCTTACCCGGCTGCATATTTCCGCCCAACCTTTTGCAATAGTTTTCGGCTAGAGGTAAATAAAACTTGGACGTATACTCCCTGACCATGCGATTGGCTGAAAAATAAGGCGTCAGCGTCGCCATGCTTTCCCGCATGATAGCCAGCCAGCGGCGCGGCAAGCCCTGTTGATCACGCTCATAAAACATCGGCACGATTTCCTGCTCGAGCAGTCGGTAAAGTATCTCGGCTTGTTCATGATCGGCTTGTTCGACCTCTTGCCCGTTCAATGACCAGCCGACTTCAGGGCGATACGCTTCCGCCCACCAGCCGTCGAGTTCGGATAGATTCAAGCCGCCGTTAACCAGAATTTTCATGCCGCTGGTCCCGCAAGCCTCCCAAGGACGTCTTGGCGTGTTGACCCAAAGGTCGACCCCTTGAACCAAATATTCGGCGGTAATCATATCGTAATCGCTCAAAAAAATTGCACGCTCCCTGATTTCAGGCCGACGGATAAATTCATGCCAGGCTCGGATCAACACTTGACCAGGCAAATCGGCCGGGTGAGCTTTGCCCGAGATAACCAATTGCACCGGCCGACTGGGATTGGTTAGTATCGCGGCCAAACGATCGGGGTCGGTCAACAGCAGGTTAGGGCGCTTATAGGTTGCAAACCGGCGGGCAAAACCGATGGTCATGACATTAGGGTCGAACAAGCGTAGCACTTGATCTTTGCGCTCGGTTTTCGAGATATTGCCTTGAACATCGAGTTCTCGACTGTACTCATCCCGGACGAACTCGACCAAGCATTTGCGGTTTTGCGCACGCAAATTCCATAACCGCTCATCCGTGACCCGCTGGAATTGTTCCGGCAAATCGCCGTATTCACATACCCAACGATTTTTACCGCACAAATCGGTCCATAATTCGTCGGCTTCCTGCGAATCCCATGCAGGAACATAGACGCCATTGGTGATATGGTCGATCGGTGTTTCTTCCGTCGGCCAATTCGGAAACAAGGGGCTGAAAATACGCCGACTGACCTCGCCATGCAAGCGGCTCACGCCATTAACCGCAGCGCTGCCGTGAATTGCCAGATAGGCCATGTTGAACGATTTATCGTAGGTTTTTAAATCCGGATTGCGGCCGAGATTTAATAAAGTTTCGATATCAATATCGAGTTTTTGCGCATAATTGCCGAGCCGTTTCCCAATCAATTCCGGACTGAAACGGTCGAAGCCGGCTTCGACCGGCGTATGCGTGGTAAACAGATTACCGGCGCGCGTGATGGTCAGCGCGGTTTTAAAGTCCAGCCCGGTTTCTTTCATTAAATCGCGGGCTCTCTCCAGTACTAAAAATGCCGCGTGTCCCTCATTCAAATGGCAAACTTCAGGCTTAATACCTAAAGCCCTCAACACTCGCCAGCCACCGATGCCCAATAAAATTTCTTGTGCCAAACGGATTTCGAGCCCGCCGCCGTACAACTCGC
It includes:
- a CDS encoding MotA/TolQ/ExbB proton channel family protein; this encodes MKFWYVLCLALALAPFAQAETEAVLTPTELDARLNKELAAKAALFLAIRESALDLKPLYQQLFLAGDAARQRVLLEQLADPKQIPTTKDLKGLFTSLQQQLDALGSVSIIQAPVYEPSGQAIDKDVLRLGGFSFIAEGRYLVYSPEIDRLVELPRQPASSLLNLARRFQQAHADTLAPVALDPSGGQTLQLLVQIPNLQERIAQGGIVGCLILILAGFAYVLCGYRFVDLGLVGKRIKQQLQTTDLRLDNPLGRVLAKLEQETATDEEALYLTVEEALTGERIKLERALAFLKLVAAIAPMLGLLGTVTGMIETFQAIALHGSGDPKLMSGGISQALVTTVLGLVAAIPILLFHSLLLGRCQNLGNLLDAHVAAALALRLEQRHDAE
- a CDS encoding biopolymer transporter ExbD, whose translation is MTARSIFKSRNDNNEDHSDTINMTPLIDMVFILLIFFLVTSSFIRESAIAVQRPRAATATPQQNTDLIVTIGSDEQIWLNNDSVDIRMLRTRIEQQGLSGPSRSVVILADQKTSTGLLIKVMDQLRLAGLATISVAASTEPDPS
- the glgP gene encoding alpha-glucan family phosphorylase, which produces MTAPRFFTPELSQKLDGLSELALDCNFSWSHRADEIWHRLNSSLWEQSRNPWLVLQACSASLLQELANNEQFCQKLQSIVAEHRASRAEPRWFQNEIEQNTKLAQIAYFSMEFGLSEALPIYSGGLGLLAGDHLKAANDLGIPLVGVGLLYQNGYFRQAFDDDGNQIALYPNADTGDLPICPVRKDNGEWLRIKLNTPSKLWIRVWQAQIGRITLYLLDSNDPVNHPVDRCITSELYGGGLEIRLAQEILLGIGGWRVLRALGIKPEVCHLNEGHAAFLVLERARDLMKETGLDFKTALTITRAGNLFTTHTPVEAGFDRFSPELIGKRLGNYAQKLDIDIETLLNLGRNPDLKTYDKSFNMAYLAIHGSAAVNGVSRLHGEVSRRIFSPLFPNWPTEETPIDHITNGVYVPAWDSQEADELWTDLCGKNRWVCEYGDLPEQFQRVTDERLWNLRAQNRKCLVEFVRDEYSRELDVQGNISKTERKDQVLRLFDPNVMTIGFARRFATYKRPNLLLTDPDRLAAILTNPSRPVQLVISGKAHPADLPGQVLIRAWHEFIRRPEIRERAIFLSDYDMITAEYLVQGVDLWVNTPRRPWEACGTSGMKILVNGGLNLSELDGWWAEAYRPEVGWSLNGQEVEQADHEQAEILYRLLEQEIVPMFYERDQQGLPRRWLAIMRESMATLTPYFSANRMVREYTSKFYLPLAENYCKRLGGNMQPGKQLVEWLKRIDDLWAKIHVDNVVAETRDNDYAFSMQVYLGELSEEDVCVELFAESSGEERFEIHSMSIEQVLAGAINGYIYKATIPKTRPISDYTPRIRPSHSNCSLPLEANQIYWVQARQG
- a CDS encoding MotA/TolQ/ExbB proton channel family protein, which encodes MNGDIIESLIISLQRAEQHIEDLIAMGGPVMWPLLAVSLVLWTLVLERYWYLLRVFPAYIENNLPVLRSRTALIIETAEVTFLLRRHLRLIKTLSGILPMLGLLGTVTGIVETFDLIRVFGSAEPRIVARGVSQALITTMAGLVLGLFGVAVGYDLTRRARTGERRFRSQIGRYE
- a CDS encoding DUF3450 domain-containing protein: MPPVHAVEPVEKEAQVSTQTEISPPGESEDKVALLDALLLFDSELREQLKDALAELKQRIEQGAPFQLEERQKRIARLETLLNDPDADLSEQYRRVVEAYRVELDYAKTIDAYRALLKTDGNERLMDFLSIGSLAFYYQTLNGRESGIWLNDSRRWQRLSGEGNEAITQGLRTARKLEPPQLIELPLPGPRKP
- a CDS encoding energy transducer TonB, with product MKPAHSGRVLSASFVAALIINLALLLLIGALISQREAALVSEAKPQGIEFIRLPPKVEEPKPEPKPVEPPELEPEPKAEPEPVRPKPKAVTPKPVKRAAPRKPAPKITPLPSVPPPRIDIPTHGHGLELAPVPGTDSRVTAPPSDWSTDKTEEAASGDGTGAGSGSGDRALVVLSRKMPRYPRRARERGIEGWVRLEIVVKPNGTVGDARVIDASPKRIFDQAALEAIRRWRFKPTHKGGRAVEQRVVQEISFRLDRRR
- the rpe gene encoding ribulose-phosphate 3-epimerase, with the protein product MAQNWIAPSILSADFARLGEEVDNVLAAGADVVHFDVMDNHFVPNLTIGPLVCEALRNHGVTAPIDVHLMIDPVDRIIPDFAKAGASYITFHPEASVHLDRTLQLIKDQGCKAGLVFNPSTSLHYLDHVMDKLDMILLMSVNPGFGGQSFLPSALTKLRDARKRIDESGFDIRLEIDGGVKVDNIREIKAAGADTFVAGSAIFGKPDYKAVIDQMRAEIAKAE
- a CDS encoding PepSY domain-containing protein → MNKKMIIALLAPLFVAPAAYAQFEHHKGPIDSCVKSALDAHPGDIVTMRAEIEDGKPQYELDIHGKDGKHWEVECDAASGKIIETEREVAVDDPEFTSKAKVRLDAALKTALDKYPGSLMKIEYEIEADNGVAYEFDIKTADGKLLEVEVDAINGKLSDPEEVVYQIGLD